A section of the Papio anubis isolate 15944 chromosome 4, Panubis1.0, whole genome shotgun sequence genome encodes:
- the SLC12A9 gene encoding solute carrier family 12 member 9 isoform X1: MASESSPLLAYRLLGEEGTALPLNGAGAPGGASPRKLSTFLGVVVPTVLSMFSIVVFLRIGFVVGHAGLLQALAMLLVAYFILALTVLSVCAIATNGAVQGGGAYFMISRTLGPEVGGSIGLMFYLANVCGCAVSLLGLVESVLDVFGADATGPSGLRVLPQGYGWNLLYGSLLLGLVGGVCTLGAGLYARASFLTFLLVSGSLASVLISFVAVGPRDIPLTPRPGPNGSSLPPRFGHFTGFNSSTLKDNLAAGYAEDYTTGAMMNFASVFAVLFNGCTGIMAGANMSGELKDPSRAIPLGTIVAVAYTFFVYVLLFFLSSFTCDRTLLQEDYGFFRAISLWPPLVLIGIYATALSASMSSLIGASRILHALARDDLFGVILAPAKVVSRGGNPWAAVLYSWGLVQLVLLAGKLNTLAAVVTVFYLVAYAAVDLSCLSLEWASAPNFRPTFSLFSWHTCLLGVASCLLMMFLISPGAAGGSLLLMGLLAALLTARGGPSSWGYVSQALLFHQVSPRSWRGGGETGGGQITPSLFGWSWCSRPGGAEQGCVFDPATSPSPHPCTQVRKYLLRLDVRKDHVKFWRPQLLLLVGNPRGALPLLRLANQLKKGGLYVLGHVTLGDLDSLPSDPVQPQYGAWLSLVDRAQVKAFVDLTLSPSVRQGAQHLLRISGLGGMKPNTLVLGFYDDAPPQDHFLTDPAFSEPADSTREGSSPALSTLFPPPRAPGSPRALSPQDYVATVADALKMNKNVVLARASGALPPERLSRGSGGTSQLHHVDVWPLNLLRPRGGPGYVDVCGLFLLQMATILGMVPAWHSARLRIFLCLGPREAPGAAEGRLRALLSQLRIRAEVQEVVWGEGAGAGEPEAEEEGDFVNSGRGDVEAEALARSANALVRAQQGRGTGGGPGGPEGGDTEGPTTALTFLYLPRPPADPARYPRYLALLETLTRDLGPTLLVHGVTPVTCTDL; this comes from the exons ggtTCGTGGTGGGCCATGCTGGGCTGCTGCAGGCCCTGGCCATGCTGCTGGTTGCCTACTTCATCCTGGCGCTCACCGTCCTTTCTGTCTGTGCCATCGCCACCAATGGAGCCGTGCAGGGGGGCGGAGCCTACT TCATGATCAGCCGTACACTGGGGCCCGAGGTCGGGGGCAGCATTGGGCTCATGTTCTACCTGGCTAACGTCTGTGGCTGTGCCGTCTCCCTGCTGGGACTGGTGGAGTCTGTGCTTGACGTCTTCGGGGCCG ATGCCACAGGGCCCAGTGGGCTCCGGGTCCTGCCCCAGGGCTACGGCTGGAACCTGCTGTATGGCTCCCTGCTGCTGGGCCTTGTGGGTGGGGTCTGCACCCTGGGAGCTGGCCTCTACGCCAGGGCCTCATTCCTCACATTCCTGCTGGTCTCCGGCTCCCTGGCCTCTGTGCTTATCAGCTTTGTGGCTGTGGGGCCAAGGGACATCCCCTTGACCCCTCGGCCTGGCCCCAATGGCTCCTCCCTGCCACCCCGGTTTGGCCACTTCACCGGCTTCAACAGCAGTACCCTGAAGGACAACTTGGCTG CTGGCTACGCTGAGGACTACACCACAGGAGCCATGATGAATTTTGCCAGCGTCTTTGCTGTCCTCTTTAACGGCTGTACAGGCATCATGGCTGGGGCCAACATGTCAG GGGAGCTGAAGGACCCCAGCCGGGCGATCCCTCTGGGCACGATCGTCGCTGTCGCCTACACCTTCTTCGTCTATGtcctgcttttcttcctctccagCTTCACCTGTGACAG GACCCTGCTGCAGGAAGACTATGGGTTCTTCCGTGCCATCAGCCTGTGGCCCCCACTGGTGTTGATTGGAATCTATGCCACCGCGCTCTCAGCATCCATGAGCTCGCTCATCGGCGCCTCCCGCATCCTCCATGCCCTGGCCCGGGATGACCTCTTTG GAGTGATCTTGGCGCCGGCCAAGGTTGTGTCCCGGGGCGGAAACCCCTGGGCGGCTGTACTGTATTCTTGGGGCCTGGTGCAG CTGGTGCTCCTGGCCGGGAAGCTGAACACGCTGGCTGCCGTGGTCACTGTCTTCTACCTGGTGGCCTATGCCGCTGTGGACCTGTCCTGCCTGAGCCTGGAATGGGCCTCAGCCCCCAACTTCCG CCCCACCTTCAGCCTGTTCTCCTGGCACACCTGCCTGCTGGGGGTGGCCTCCTGCCTGCTCATGATGTTCCTCATCAGCCCTGGTGCGGCCGGTGGCTCCCTGCTCCTCATGGGTCTCCTGGCTGCCCTGCTCACCGCACGAGGAGGTCCCAGCAGCTGGGGCTATGTCAGCCAGGCCTTGCTTTTCCACCAGGTATCCCCGCGGAGCTGGCGGGGTGGTGGGGAGACGGGAGGTGGTCAAATAACCCCCTCTCTCTTTGGCTGGAGTTGGTGTTCCCGTCCAGGAGGCGCTGAACAGGGCTGTGTATTTGATCCTGCCACTTCCCCATCACCTCACCCATGTACCCAGGTGCGTAAGTATCTGCTCCGGCTGGACGTCCGGAAGGATCACGTGAAGTTCTGGCGGCCCCAGCTGCTGCTCCTGGTGGGGAACCCCCGGGGCGCCCTGCCTCTGCTGCGGTTGGCCAACCAGCTTAAGAAGGGGGGGCTCTACGTGCTGGGCCACGTCACCCTGGGAGACCTTG ACTCCCTCCCCTCGGACCCTGTACAGCCGCAGTATGGGGCATGGCTCAGCCTGGTGGACCGGGCCCAGGTGAAGGCTTTTGTGGATCTAACTCTCTCACCCTCCGTGCGCCAGGGGGCTCAGCATCTGCTGCGAATCTCCGGCCTTG GTGGCATGAAGCCCAACACGTTGGTCCTGGGTTTCTACGATGACGCCCCACCGCAGGACCATTTCCTGACGGACCCGGCTTTCTCTGAGCCTGCAGACAGTACCAGGGAGGGCAGTTCCCCAGCTCTGAGTACCCTGTTCCCTCCTCCCCGGGCTCCTGGGAGCCCCCGGGCTCTCAGTCCCCAGGACTACGTGGCCACGGTGGCCGATGCCCTCAAGATGAACAAGAATGTGGTGCTGGCCCGGGCCAGTGGGGCCTTGCCCCCTGAGCGGCTGAGCCGGGGGTCTGGGGGCACCTCTCAGCTGCACCACGTGGACGTGTGGCCCCTCAACCTGCTGCGGCCCCGGGGTGGGCCTGGCTACGTGGACGTCTGCGGCCTCTTCCTACTGCAGATGGCAACCATCTTGGGCATGGTGCCCGCTTGGCATAGTGCCCGGCTCCGGATCTTCCTGTGCCTGGGGCCTAGGGAGGCGCCTGGGGCGGCCGAGGGGCGGCTGCGGGCGCTGCTGAGCCAACTGAGGATCCGGGCTGAGGTGCAGGAGGTGGTGTGGGGcgagggggctggggctggggaaccCGAGGCGGAGGAGGAAGGGGACTTTGTGAACAGTGGGCGGGGAGATGTGGAGGCAGAGGCCCTGGCACGCAGCGCCAACGCCCTGGTTCGGGCCCAGCAGGGGCGTGGCACAGGAGGAGGGCCGGGTGGGCCGGAGGGTGGGGATACCGAGGGCCCCACCACAGCCCTCACCTTCCTGTACCTGCCTCGGCCGCCCGCCGATCCCGCCCGCTACCCCCGATATCTGGCGCTACTGGAGACTCTAACCCGAGACCTGGGCCCCACGCTGCTGGTTCATGGGGTCACCCCAGTCACCTGCACTGATCTCTGA
- the SLC12A9 gene encoding solute carrier family 12 member 9 isoform X2, giving the protein MASESSPLLAYRLLGEEGTALPLNGAGAPGGASPRKLSTFLGVVVPTVLSMFSIVVFLRIGFVVGHAGLLQALAMLLVAYFILALTVLSVCAIATNGAVQGGGAYFMISRTLGPEVGGSIGLMFYLANVCGCAVSLLGLVESVLDVFGADATGPSGLRVLPQGYGWNLLYGSLLLGLVGGVCTLGAGLYARASFLTFLLVSGSLASVLISFVAVGPRDIPLTPRPGPNGSSLPPRFGHFTGFNSSTLKDNLAAGYAEDYTTGAMMNFASVFAVLFNGCTGIMAGANMSGELKDPSRAIPLGTIVAVAYTFFVYVLLFFLSSFTCDRTLLQEDYGFFRAISLWPPLVLIGIYATALSASMSSLIGASRILHALARDDLFGVILAPAKVVSRGGNPWAAVLYSWGLVQLVLLAGKLNTLAAVVTVFYLVAYAAVDLSCLSLEWASAPNFRPTFSLFSWHTCLLGVASCLLMMFLISPGAAGGSLLLMGLLAALLTARGGPSSWGYVSQALLFHQVRKYLLRLDVRKDHVKFWRPQLLLLVGNPRGALPLLRLANQLKKGGLYVLGHVTLGDLDSLPSDPVQPQYGAWLSLVDRAQVKAFVDLTLSPSVRQGAQHLLRISGLGGMKPNTLVLGFYDDAPPQDHFLTDPAFSEPADSTREGSSPALSTLFPPPRAPGSPRALSPQDYVATVADALKMNKNVVLARASGALPPERLSRGSGGTSQLHHVDVWPLNLLRPRGGPGYVDVCGLFLLQMATILGMVPAWHSARLRIFLCLGPREAPGAAEGRLRALLSQLRIRAEVQEVVWGEGAGAGEPEAEEEGDFVNSGRGDVEAEALARSANALVRAQQGRGTGGGPGGPEGGDTEGPTTALTFLYLPRPPADPARYPRYLALLETLTRDLGPTLLVHGVTPVTCTDL; this is encoded by the exons ggtTCGTGGTGGGCCATGCTGGGCTGCTGCAGGCCCTGGCCATGCTGCTGGTTGCCTACTTCATCCTGGCGCTCACCGTCCTTTCTGTCTGTGCCATCGCCACCAATGGAGCCGTGCAGGGGGGCGGAGCCTACT TCATGATCAGCCGTACACTGGGGCCCGAGGTCGGGGGCAGCATTGGGCTCATGTTCTACCTGGCTAACGTCTGTGGCTGTGCCGTCTCCCTGCTGGGACTGGTGGAGTCTGTGCTTGACGTCTTCGGGGCCG ATGCCACAGGGCCCAGTGGGCTCCGGGTCCTGCCCCAGGGCTACGGCTGGAACCTGCTGTATGGCTCCCTGCTGCTGGGCCTTGTGGGTGGGGTCTGCACCCTGGGAGCTGGCCTCTACGCCAGGGCCTCATTCCTCACATTCCTGCTGGTCTCCGGCTCCCTGGCCTCTGTGCTTATCAGCTTTGTGGCTGTGGGGCCAAGGGACATCCCCTTGACCCCTCGGCCTGGCCCCAATGGCTCCTCCCTGCCACCCCGGTTTGGCCACTTCACCGGCTTCAACAGCAGTACCCTGAAGGACAACTTGGCTG CTGGCTACGCTGAGGACTACACCACAGGAGCCATGATGAATTTTGCCAGCGTCTTTGCTGTCCTCTTTAACGGCTGTACAGGCATCATGGCTGGGGCCAACATGTCAG GGGAGCTGAAGGACCCCAGCCGGGCGATCCCTCTGGGCACGATCGTCGCTGTCGCCTACACCTTCTTCGTCTATGtcctgcttttcttcctctccagCTTCACCTGTGACAG GACCCTGCTGCAGGAAGACTATGGGTTCTTCCGTGCCATCAGCCTGTGGCCCCCACTGGTGTTGATTGGAATCTATGCCACCGCGCTCTCAGCATCCATGAGCTCGCTCATCGGCGCCTCCCGCATCCTCCATGCCCTGGCCCGGGATGACCTCTTTG GAGTGATCTTGGCGCCGGCCAAGGTTGTGTCCCGGGGCGGAAACCCCTGGGCGGCTGTACTGTATTCTTGGGGCCTGGTGCAG CTGGTGCTCCTGGCCGGGAAGCTGAACACGCTGGCTGCCGTGGTCACTGTCTTCTACCTGGTGGCCTATGCCGCTGTGGACCTGTCCTGCCTGAGCCTGGAATGGGCCTCAGCCCCCAACTTCCG CCCCACCTTCAGCCTGTTCTCCTGGCACACCTGCCTGCTGGGGGTGGCCTCCTGCCTGCTCATGATGTTCCTCATCAGCCCTGGTGCGGCCGGTGGCTCCCTGCTCCTCATGGGTCTCCTGGCTGCCCTGCTCACCGCACGAGGAGGTCCCAGCAGCTGGGGCTATGTCAGCCAGGCCTTGCTTTTCCACCAG GTGCGTAAGTATCTGCTCCGGCTGGACGTCCGGAAGGATCACGTGAAGTTCTGGCGGCCCCAGCTGCTGCTCCTGGTGGGGAACCCCCGGGGCGCCCTGCCTCTGCTGCGGTTGGCCAACCAGCTTAAGAAGGGGGGGCTCTACGTGCTGGGCCACGTCACCCTGGGAGACCTTG ACTCCCTCCCCTCGGACCCTGTACAGCCGCAGTATGGGGCATGGCTCAGCCTGGTGGACCGGGCCCAGGTGAAGGCTTTTGTGGATCTAACTCTCTCACCCTCCGTGCGCCAGGGGGCTCAGCATCTGCTGCGAATCTCCGGCCTTG GTGGCATGAAGCCCAACACGTTGGTCCTGGGTTTCTACGATGACGCCCCACCGCAGGACCATTTCCTGACGGACCCGGCTTTCTCTGAGCCTGCAGACAGTACCAGGGAGGGCAGTTCCCCAGCTCTGAGTACCCTGTTCCCTCCTCCCCGGGCTCCTGGGAGCCCCCGGGCTCTCAGTCCCCAGGACTACGTGGCCACGGTGGCCGATGCCCTCAAGATGAACAAGAATGTGGTGCTGGCCCGGGCCAGTGGGGCCTTGCCCCCTGAGCGGCTGAGCCGGGGGTCTGGGGGCACCTCTCAGCTGCACCACGTGGACGTGTGGCCCCTCAACCTGCTGCGGCCCCGGGGTGGGCCTGGCTACGTGGACGTCTGCGGCCTCTTCCTACTGCAGATGGCAACCATCTTGGGCATGGTGCCCGCTTGGCATAGTGCCCGGCTCCGGATCTTCCTGTGCCTGGGGCCTAGGGAGGCGCCTGGGGCGGCCGAGGGGCGGCTGCGGGCGCTGCTGAGCCAACTGAGGATCCGGGCTGAGGTGCAGGAGGTGGTGTGGGGcgagggggctggggctggggaaccCGAGGCGGAGGAGGAAGGGGACTTTGTGAACAGTGGGCGGGGAGATGTGGAGGCAGAGGCCCTGGCACGCAGCGCCAACGCCCTGGTTCGGGCCCAGCAGGGGCGTGGCACAGGAGGAGGGCCGGGTGGGCCGGAGGGTGGGGATACCGAGGGCCCCACCACAGCCCTCACCTTCCTGTACCTGCCTCGGCCGCCCGCCGATCCCGCCCGCTACCCCCGATATCTGGCGCTACTGGAGACTCTAACCCGAGACCTGGGCCCCACGCTGCTGGTTCATGGGGTCACCCCAGTCACCTGCACTGATCTCTGA
- the SLC12A9 gene encoding solute carrier family 12 member 9 isoform X3, producing MASESSPLLAYRLLGEEGTALPLNGAGAPGGASPRKLSTFLGVVVPTVLSMFSIVVFLRIGFVVGHAGLLQALAMLLVAYFILALTVLSVCAIATNGAVQGGGAYFMISRTLGPEVGGSIGLMFYLANVCGCAVSLLGLVESVLDVFGADATGPSGLRVLPQGYGWNLLYGSLLLGLVGGVCTLGAGLYARASFLTFLLVSGSLASVLISFVAVGPRDIPLTPRPGPNGSSLPPRFGHFTGFNSSTLKDNLAAGYAEDYTTGAMMNFASVFAVLFNGCTGIMAGANMSGELKDPSRAIPLGTIVAVAYTFFVYVLLFFLSSFTCDRTLLQEDYGFFRAISLWPPLVLIGIYATALSASMSSLIGASRILHALARDDLFGVILAPAKVVSRGGNPWAAVLYSWGLVQPHLQPVLLAHLPAGGGLLPAHDVPHQPWCGRWLPAPHGSPGCPAHRTRRSQQLGLCQPGLAFPPGGAEQGCVFDPATSPSPHPCTQVRKYLLRLDVRKDHVKFWRPQLLLLVGNPRGALPLLRLANQLKKGGLYVLGHVTLGDLDSLPSDPVQPQYGAWLSLVDRAQVKAFVDLTLSPSVRQGAQHLLRISGLGGMKPNTLVLGFYDDAPPQDHFLTDPAFSEPADSTREGSSPALSTLFPPPRAPGSPRALSPQDYVATVADALKMNKNVVLARASGALPPERLSRGSGGTSQLHHVDVWPLNLLRPRGGPGYVDVCGLFLLQMATILGMVPAWHSARLRIFLCLGPREAPGAAEGRLRALLSQLRIRAEVQEVVWGEGAGAGEPEAEEEGDFVNSGRGDVEAEALARSANALVRAQQGRGTGGGPGGPEGGDTEGPTTALTFLYLPRPPADPARYPRYLALLETLTRDLGPTLLVHGVTPVTCTDL from the exons ggtTCGTGGTGGGCCATGCTGGGCTGCTGCAGGCCCTGGCCATGCTGCTGGTTGCCTACTTCATCCTGGCGCTCACCGTCCTTTCTGTCTGTGCCATCGCCACCAATGGAGCCGTGCAGGGGGGCGGAGCCTACT TCATGATCAGCCGTACACTGGGGCCCGAGGTCGGGGGCAGCATTGGGCTCATGTTCTACCTGGCTAACGTCTGTGGCTGTGCCGTCTCCCTGCTGGGACTGGTGGAGTCTGTGCTTGACGTCTTCGGGGCCG ATGCCACAGGGCCCAGTGGGCTCCGGGTCCTGCCCCAGGGCTACGGCTGGAACCTGCTGTATGGCTCCCTGCTGCTGGGCCTTGTGGGTGGGGTCTGCACCCTGGGAGCTGGCCTCTACGCCAGGGCCTCATTCCTCACATTCCTGCTGGTCTCCGGCTCCCTGGCCTCTGTGCTTATCAGCTTTGTGGCTGTGGGGCCAAGGGACATCCCCTTGACCCCTCGGCCTGGCCCCAATGGCTCCTCCCTGCCACCCCGGTTTGGCCACTTCACCGGCTTCAACAGCAGTACCCTGAAGGACAACTTGGCTG CTGGCTACGCTGAGGACTACACCACAGGAGCCATGATGAATTTTGCCAGCGTCTTTGCTGTCCTCTTTAACGGCTGTACAGGCATCATGGCTGGGGCCAACATGTCAG GGGAGCTGAAGGACCCCAGCCGGGCGATCCCTCTGGGCACGATCGTCGCTGTCGCCTACACCTTCTTCGTCTATGtcctgcttttcttcctctccagCTTCACCTGTGACAG GACCCTGCTGCAGGAAGACTATGGGTTCTTCCGTGCCATCAGCCTGTGGCCCCCACTGGTGTTGATTGGAATCTATGCCACCGCGCTCTCAGCATCCATGAGCTCGCTCATCGGCGCCTCCCGCATCCTCCATGCCCTGGCCCGGGATGACCTCTTTG GAGTGATCTTGGCGCCGGCCAAGGTTGTGTCCCGGGGCGGAAACCCCTGGGCGGCTGTACTGTATTCTTGGGGCCTGGTGCAG CCCCACCTTCAGCCTGTTCTCCTGGCACACCTGCCTGCTGGGGGTGGCCTCCTGCCTGCTCATGATGTTCCTCATCAGCCCTGGTGCGGCCGGTGGCTCCCTGCTCCTCATGGGTCTCCTGGCTGCCCTGCTCACCGCACGAGGAGGTCCCAGCAGCTGGGGCTATGTCAGCCAGGCCTTGCTTTTCCACCAG GAGGCGCTGAACAGGGCTGTGTATTTGATCCTGCCACTTCCCCATCACCTCACCCATGTACCCAGGTGCGTAAGTATCTGCTCCGGCTGGACGTCCGGAAGGATCACGTGAAGTTCTGGCGGCCCCAGCTGCTGCTCCTGGTGGGGAACCCCCGGGGCGCCCTGCCTCTGCTGCGGTTGGCCAACCAGCTTAAGAAGGGGGGGCTCTACGTGCTGGGCCACGTCACCCTGGGAGACCTTG ACTCCCTCCCCTCGGACCCTGTACAGCCGCAGTATGGGGCATGGCTCAGCCTGGTGGACCGGGCCCAGGTGAAGGCTTTTGTGGATCTAACTCTCTCACCCTCCGTGCGCCAGGGGGCTCAGCATCTGCTGCGAATCTCCGGCCTTG GTGGCATGAAGCCCAACACGTTGGTCCTGGGTTTCTACGATGACGCCCCACCGCAGGACCATTTCCTGACGGACCCGGCTTTCTCTGAGCCTGCAGACAGTACCAGGGAGGGCAGTTCCCCAGCTCTGAGTACCCTGTTCCCTCCTCCCCGGGCTCCTGGGAGCCCCCGGGCTCTCAGTCCCCAGGACTACGTGGCCACGGTGGCCGATGCCCTCAAGATGAACAAGAATGTGGTGCTGGCCCGGGCCAGTGGGGCCTTGCCCCCTGAGCGGCTGAGCCGGGGGTCTGGGGGCACCTCTCAGCTGCACCACGTGGACGTGTGGCCCCTCAACCTGCTGCGGCCCCGGGGTGGGCCTGGCTACGTGGACGTCTGCGGCCTCTTCCTACTGCAGATGGCAACCATCTTGGGCATGGTGCCCGCTTGGCATAGTGCCCGGCTCCGGATCTTCCTGTGCCTGGGGCCTAGGGAGGCGCCTGGGGCGGCCGAGGGGCGGCTGCGGGCGCTGCTGAGCCAACTGAGGATCCGGGCTGAGGTGCAGGAGGTGGTGTGGGGcgagggggctggggctggggaaccCGAGGCGGAGGAGGAAGGGGACTTTGTGAACAGTGGGCGGGGAGATGTGGAGGCAGAGGCCCTGGCACGCAGCGCCAACGCCCTGGTTCGGGCCCAGCAGGGGCGTGGCACAGGAGGAGGGCCGGGTGGGCCGGAGGGTGGGGATACCGAGGGCCCCACCACAGCCCTCACCTTCCTGTACCTGCCTCGGCCGCCCGCCGATCCCGCCCGCTACCCCCGATATCTGGCGCTACTGGAGACTCTAACCCGAGACCTGGGCCCCACGCTGCTGGTTCATGGGGTCACCCCAGTCACCTGCACTGATCTCTGA